The DNA window ATCATCACCACCGTCACCCCGTTCGAGCCCGAGTGGGAAGGCTACGTGACCCTCGAGATCAGCAACACCACCCCGCTGCCCGCGAAGATCTATGCCAACGAGGGCATCGCGCAGGTGCTGTTCTTCGAATCCGACGAGGCCTGCCTGACGTCGTACGCGGACCGGCAGGGGAAGTACCAGGGCCAGCAGGGGATCGTGCTCCCCACCGTCTAGGCCCGGCGGCCTCCCCCCGGGCGAGGCCAGGAGGAACGTCCATGGCAGAGCAAAAGAAGAAGGAAACGAGGCCGCAGAAGCCGCCCGAGGGCGACGAGTCCGGGGCGGGAAGCGGTGAGCTCGCCAAGAAGGGCAAGAAGCTCAAGGAAGACCTCGACAACCTGCTCGACGAGATCGACGACATCCTCGAGGAGAATGCCGAGGAGTTCGTGAAGAGCTACGTGCAGCGCGGAGGCGAATAGGTGCCGATCTACGAGTACACATGCCTCGCGTGCGAGCGCGAGTTCGAGAAGCTGGTGCAGGGCGCGGTGGCGGTGGCCTGCCCCGCGTGCGGGGGCGAGCGCGTGATGCGGCGGCTGTCGCTCTTCCGCGCCCGCACCACGGTGGCGGCGGGCCCGGCGTCGGAGGGCGGCG is part of the Candidatus Methylomirabilota bacterium genome and encodes:
- a CDS encoding zinc ribbon domain-containing protein; the protein is MPIYEYTCLACEREFEKLVQGAVAVACPACGGERVMRRLSLFRARTTVAAGPASEGGAASMGGCCGGGCGCH
- a CDS encoding ubiquitin-like protein Pup; this encodes MAEQKKKETRPQKPPEGDESGAGSGELAKKGKKLKEDLDNLLDEIDDILEENAEEFVKSYVQRGGE